The Rhodopseudomonas julia DNA segment ACCCCCGCGAAACGGCGTTCGACGAGCCGGTTCCAGCCGACCATGATGGCGAGCACCGAGACCAGAAGAAGGATCGCGATCGTCGCGCCGAGCGGCCAGTTCAAGGTGTTCAGGAACTCGTCATAGACGGTGGTGGAAACGACCTTGACGCGGCGGCCGCCGAGGATGGCCGGCGTGGCGAAGGCGCTCGCCGACAGCGAAAAGACGATGAGGGAGCCCGACAGGATGCCCGGCATCGCCTGCGGCAGGACGATCCTGCGGAAGATGGTCCAGGGCCGGGCGCCGAGCGATTCCGCGGCACTTTCCGTCGCCGGATCGGTGCGCTGAAGTGCGGCCCAGATGGCGAGGATCATGAACGGCACCATGACATGGACGAGGGCGAGCACGATGCCTCCGGACGTGTACATCATGCGGATCGGCGAGGTGATGAGGCCGAGGTCACGCAGCGCGTCGTTGATGACGCCCTTGTTGCCGAGAAGGATCGCCCAGCCGAGCGTGCGCACCACGACGGAGATGAGGAGCGGGCCGAGCACGACGAGGAGCATCACGGAGCGCCAGAACGGGTGCATGCGCGACAGGAAATAAGCCTGCGGCAGACCGATCGCGGCGCAGATGAGCGTGGTGGCGAGCGCGATCGCGAAAGTGCGCCCGAAAATCTCGTAGAAATAGCCGTCGCTCAGGACCTCGACGTAATTCTCCAGAGAGAAGGTCGGGGCGATGCCGCCATAGAAAGAGAAGCTGTGAAAGCTGAGGATGAAGGTCATCGCCAGCGGCACGAGGAGCAGCACGAGAAAGAGGAGGAGCGCAGGGGCGCTCAAGATCCAGGGTCTGGATTTCGATTGAAGTGTCATGCCGCGCCATCCTCCTTCGGCAGAAGGCGCAGATGATGGGGCGTCCAGGCGAGATGCACGGTCTCGCCGTGTTCCGGCTCGCGCTGGCCGCGGTTGCGGC contains these protein-coding regions:
- a CDS encoding ABC transporter permease, with the protein product MTLQSKSRPWILSAPALLLFLVLLLVPLAMTFILSFHSFSFYGGIAPTFSLENYVEVLSDGYFYEIFGRTFAIALATTLICAAIGLPQAYFLSRMHPFWRSVMLLVVLGPLLISVVVRTLGWAILLGNKGVINDALRDLGLITSPIRMMYTSGGIVLALVHVMVPFMILAIWAALQRTDPATESAAESLGARPWTIFRRIVLPQAMPGILSGSLIVFSLSASAFATPAILGGRRVKVVSTTVYDEFLNTLNWPLGATIAILLLVSVLAIMVGWNRLVERRFAGVFE